The following are from one region of the Ornithorhynchus anatinus isolate Pmale09 chromosome 20, mOrnAna1.pri.v4, whole genome shotgun sequence genome:
- the KCNRG gene encoding potassium channel regulatory protein isoform X1: MSSQQPITLNVGGMKFMTWLSTLKQFPASRLARMVDGGDPEFRLVNGQFFVDRDGVLFSYILDFLRTHLLALPADFSDYLRLQREVDFYRLDPLARLLSQKHLLKPRPELLEVRFLCQDTRAFFRIFGSSSHTVEELTGRITEFWEQPSAQTWSSDSSPAQTALLPFPPQRPSYHDLIFRCGTDSTTGEQAEARYVSINPDDRKLINGTNVLGLLVDTLLKEGFHLISTRTVSSEENVECYSFERINRPEAVTLSEAQKPENYPAATPVQSQKRK; the protein is encoded by the exons ATGAGCAGTCAACAGCCGATCACTTTGAACGTAGGAGGGATGAAGTTCATGACCTGGCTGTCGACCCTAAAACAGTTCCCGGCATCCCGGCTGGCTCGCATGGTAGACGGCGGTGACCCAGAATTCAGGCTGGTGAATGGTCAGTTCTTCGTGGACAGGGATGGAGTTTTATTCAGTTACATCTTGGATTTTCTGAGAACCCACCTGCTTGCCCTGCCTGCAGATTTTTCAGATTATCTGAGGCTCCAAAGAGAGGTCGATTTTTACCGACTCGACCCCCTGGCTCGTCTCCTGAGCCAAAAGCACCTCCTGAAGCCGAGACCGGAGCTCTTGGAGGTGCGGTTCCTGTGCCAGGACACCAGAGCTTTTTTCCGGATCTTTGGTTCCAGCAGTCACACTGTAGAGGAACTCACAGGACGCATCACGGAGTTTTGGGAGCAGCCGTCTGCCCAGACCTGGAGCAGTGACTCGTCCCCTGCTCAGACAGCCttgcttcctttccctccacaGAGGCCCTCCTACCACGACCTGATTTTCCGGTGTGGCACCGACAGCACTACGGGCGAGCAGGCTGAGGCCAG GTATGTTTCTATAAACCCTGATGACCGGAAACTGATCAATGGGACCAACGTCCTAGGACTGTTGGTTGACACTTTATTGAAGGAAGGCTTTCACCTGATCAGTACCAGAACCGTGTCCTCGGAAGAAAACGTTGAGTGCTACAGCTTTGAGAGGATAAACAGGCCAGAAGCTGTGACGCTCAGTGAAGCCCAGAAGCCAGAAAATTATCCAGCAGCTACACCAGTGCAATCTCAGAAAAGGAAATGA
- the KCNRG gene encoding potassium channel regulatory protein isoform X2 yields the protein MSSQQPITLNVGGMKFMTWLSTLKQFPASRLARMVDGGDPEFRLVNGQFFVDRDGVLFSYILDFLRTHLLALPADFSDYLRLQREVDFYRLDPLARLLSQKHLLKPRPELLEVRFLCQDTRAFFRIFGSSSHTVEELTGRITEFWEQPSAQTWSSDSSPAQTALLPFPPQRPSYHDLIFRCGTDSTTGEQAEARGFKIGQQTFTSLEVRHVNPP from the exons ATGAGCAGTCAACAGCCGATCACTTTGAACGTAGGAGGGATGAAGTTCATGACCTGGCTGTCGACCCTAAAACAGTTCCCGGCATCCCGGCTGGCTCGCATGGTAGACGGCGGTGACCCAGAATTCAGGCTGGTGAATGGTCAGTTCTTCGTGGACAGGGATGGAGTTTTATTCAGTTACATCTTGGATTTTCTGAGAACCCACCTGCTTGCCCTGCCTGCAGATTTTTCAGATTATCTGAGGCTCCAAAGAGAGGTCGATTTTTACCGACTCGACCCCCTGGCTCGTCTCCTGAGCCAAAAGCACCTCCTGAAGCCGAGACCGGAGCTCTTGGAGGTGCGGTTCCTGTGCCAGGACACCAGAGCTTTTTTCCGGATCTTTGGTTCCAGCAGTCACACTGTAGAGGAACTCACAGGACGCATCACGGAGTTTTGGGAGCAGCCGTCTGCCCAGACCTGGAGCAGTGACTCGTCCCCTGCTCAGACAGCCttgcttcctttccctccacaGAGGCCCTCCTACCACGACCTGATTTTCCGGTGTGGCACCGACAGCACTACGGGCGAGCAGGCTGAGGCCAG AGGTTTCAAGATAGGACAGCAGACTTTTACTTCATTGGAAGTTAGACATGTCAATCCTCCCTGA
- the TRIM13 gene encoding E3 ubiquitin-protein ligase TRIM13 isoform X4 encodes MDVMELLEEDLTCPICCSLFDDPRVLPCSHNFCKKCLEGILDGNVRNMLWRSAPFKCPTCRKEVSATGVSSLQVNYSLKGIVEKYNKIKVSPKMPVCKGHVGQPLNIFCLTDMQLICGVCATRGEHTKHVFCSIEDAYAQERNAFESLFQGFETWRRGDALSRLDSLETGKRKSLQLLTKDSDKVKEFFEKLLYTLEQKKNEILSDFETMKLEVMQAYDPEINKLNTILQEQRMAFNIAEAFKDVSEPIVFLQQMQEFREKIKVIKETPLPSSNLPASPMLINFDTSHWEGIKLVDVDKLSLPQEASNFISKIPRSFQQIFVAVSLLGLLLFFTPSMSSDGSLFDSLLVWKGYISSIGSCYLTESTEIANKAVAYWEQMSEGIFLLTESCKSYSFVVLNSVAEFVCRYKLL; translated from the exons ATG GATGTGATGGAGCTGCTCGAGGAAGACCTCACTTGCCCTATCTGCTGCAGCTTGTTCGACGATCCCCGGGTCTTGCCCTGCTCACACAACTTCTGTAAAAAATGCCTGGAGGGCATCTTGGATGGCAACGTGCGCAACATGTTGTGGCGCTCGGCCCCTTTCAAGTGCCCCACTTGCCGGAAAGAAGTCTCGGCAACCGGAGTCAGTAGCCTGCAGGTCAACTACTCACTCAAGGGAATCGTGGAAAAGTACAACAAGATCAAAGTCTCTCCTAAAATGCCCGTGTGTAAGGGCCACGTGGGCCAGCCCCTCAACATTTTCTGCCTGACAGACATGCAGCTCATCTGCGGGGTCTGCGCCACCCGAGGGGAACACACTAAGCACGTCTTCTGCTCCATTGAAGACGCCTACGCTCAGGAGCGGAATGCCTTCGAGTCGCTGTTCCAGGGCTTTGAGACCTGGCGCCGGGGAGATGCCCTCTCCCGCTTGGACAGCCTGGAGACGGGCAAGAGGAAATCCCTACAGCTCTTGACAAAGGACTCAGACAAGGTGAAGGAGTTCTTCGAGAAGCTACTGTACACGCTGGAGCAGAAGAAGAATGAGATCCTGTCGGACTTCGAGACCATGAAGCTGGAAGTGATGCAAGCCTACGACCCAGAGATCAACAAATTGAACACCATCCTGCAGGAGCAGAGGATGGCGTTCAACATCGCCGAAGCCTTCAAAGATGTCTCCGAACCCATTGTCTTTCTGCAGCAGATGCAGGAGTTTAGGGAGAAGATCAAGGTGATTAAGGAGACTCCTTTGCCATCTTCTAACTTGCCTGCCAGCCCCATGTTGATAAATTTTGATACCAGCCACTGGGAAGGTATAAAACTGGTAGACGTGGACAAACTGTCCCTGCCCCAAGAAGCAAGTAACTTCATCAGCAAGATTCCCCGGAGCTTCCAGCAGATCTTTGTGGCGGTTTCTCTGCTTGGCCTTCTGCTCTTCTTCACTCCGTCCATGTCCTCTGACGGATCTTTATTTGACAGTCTTCTTGTTTGGAAGGGCTACATCTCCAGCATTGGCTCGTGCTATCTGACTGAATCGACTGAGATTGCCAACAAAGCAGTGGCTTATTGGGAGCAAATGTCAGAAGGGATTTTTCTTCTGACTGAAAGTTGTAAGAGTTACAGTTTTGTGGTGCTGAACAGTGTGGCAGAATTTGTGTGCAGATATAAGCTATTATAA
- the TRIM13 gene encoding E3 ubiquitin-protein ligase TRIM13 isoform X5 — protein MELLEEDLTCPICCSLFDDPRVLPCSHNFCKKCLEGILDGNVRNMLWRSAPFKCPTCRKEVSATGVSSLQVNYSLKGIVEKYNKIKVSPKMPVCKGHVGQPLNIFCLTDMQLICGVCATRGEHTKHVFCSIEDAYAQERNAFESLFQGFETWRRGDALSRLDSLETGKRKSLQLLTKDSDKVKEFFEKLLYTLEQKKNEILSDFETMKLEVMQAYDPEINKLNTILQEQRMAFNIAEAFKDVSEPIVFLQQMQEFREKIKVIKETPLPSSNLPASPMLINFDTSHWEGIKLVDVDKLSLPQEASNFISKIPRSFQQIFVAVSLLGLLLFFTPSMSSDGSLFDSLLVWKGYISSIGSCYLTESTEIANKAVAYWEQMSEGIFLLTESCKSYSFVVLNSVAEFVCRYKLL, from the coding sequence ATGGAGCTGCTCGAGGAAGACCTCACTTGCCCTATCTGCTGCAGCTTGTTCGACGATCCCCGGGTCTTGCCCTGCTCACACAACTTCTGTAAAAAATGCCTGGAGGGCATCTTGGATGGCAACGTGCGCAACATGTTGTGGCGCTCGGCCCCTTTCAAGTGCCCCACTTGCCGGAAAGAAGTCTCGGCAACCGGAGTCAGTAGCCTGCAGGTCAACTACTCACTCAAGGGAATCGTGGAAAAGTACAACAAGATCAAAGTCTCTCCTAAAATGCCCGTGTGTAAGGGCCACGTGGGCCAGCCCCTCAACATTTTCTGCCTGACAGACATGCAGCTCATCTGCGGGGTCTGCGCCACCCGAGGGGAACACACTAAGCACGTCTTCTGCTCCATTGAAGACGCCTACGCTCAGGAGCGGAATGCCTTCGAGTCGCTGTTCCAGGGCTTTGAGACCTGGCGCCGGGGAGATGCCCTCTCCCGCTTGGACAGCCTGGAGACGGGCAAGAGGAAATCCCTACAGCTCTTGACAAAGGACTCAGACAAGGTGAAGGAGTTCTTCGAGAAGCTACTGTACACGCTGGAGCAGAAGAAGAATGAGATCCTGTCGGACTTCGAGACCATGAAGCTGGAAGTGATGCAAGCCTACGACCCAGAGATCAACAAATTGAACACCATCCTGCAGGAGCAGAGGATGGCGTTCAACATCGCCGAAGCCTTCAAAGATGTCTCCGAACCCATTGTCTTTCTGCAGCAGATGCAGGAGTTTAGGGAGAAGATCAAGGTGATTAAGGAGACTCCTTTGCCATCTTCTAACTTGCCTGCCAGCCCCATGTTGATAAATTTTGATACCAGCCACTGGGAAGGTATAAAACTGGTAGACGTGGACAAACTGTCCCTGCCCCAAGAAGCAAGTAACTTCATCAGCAAGATTCCCCGGAGCTTCCAGCAGATCTTTGTGGCGGTTTCTCTGCTTGGCCTTCTGCTCTTCTTCACTCCGTCCATGTCCTCTGACGGATCTTTATTTGACAGTCTTCTTGTTTGGAAGGGCTACATCTCCAGCATTGGCTCGTGCTATCTGACTGAATCGACTGAGATTGCCAACAAAGCAGTGGCTTATTGGGAGCAAATGTCAGAAGGGATTTTTCTTCTGACTGAAAGTTGTAAGAGTTACAGTTTTGTGGTGCTGAACAGTGTGGCAGAATTTGTGTGCAGATATAAGCTATTATAA
- the TRIM13 gene encoding E3 ubiquitin-protein ligase TRIM13 isoform X2 translates to MTAHLTCLDVMELLEEDLTCPICCSLFDDPRVLPCSHNFCKKCLEGILDGNVRNMLWRSAPFKCPTCRKEVSATGVSSLQVNYSLKGIVEKYNKIKVSPKMPVCKGHVGQPLNIFCLTDMQLICGVCATRGEHTKHVFCSIEDAYAQERNAFESLFQGFETWRRGDALSRLDSLETGKRKSLQLLTKDSDKVKEFFEKLLYTLEQKKNEILSDFETMKLEVMQAYDPEINKLNTILQEQRMAFNIAEAFKDVSEPIVFLQQMQEFREKIKVIKETPLPSSNLPASPMLINFDTSHWEGIKLVDVDKLSLPQEASNFISKIPRSFQQIFVAVSLLGLLLFFTPSMSSDGSLFDSLLVWKGYISSIGSCYLTESTEIANKAVAYWEQMSEGIFLLTESCKSYSFVVLNSVAEFVCRYKLL, encoded by the coding sequence GATGTGATGGAGCTGCTCGAGGAAGACCTCACTTGCCCTATCTGCTGCAGCTTGTTCGACGATCCCCGGGTCTTGCCCTGCTCACACAACTTCTGTAAAAAATGCCTGGAGGGCATCTTGGATGGCAACGTGCGCAACATGTTGTGGCGCTCGGCCCCTTTCAAGTGCCCCACTTGCCGGAAAGAAGTCTCGGCAACCGGAGTCAGTAGCCTGCAGGTCAACTACTCACTCAAGGGAATCGTGGAAAAGTACAACAAGATCAAAGTCTCTCCTAAAATGCCCGTGTGTAAGGGCCACGTGGGCCAGCCCCTCAACATTTTCTGCCTGACAGACATGCAGCTCATCTGCGGGGTCTGCGCCACCCGAGGGGAACACACTAAGCACGTCTTCTGCTCCATTGAAGACGCCTACGCTCAGGAGCGGAATGCCTTCGAGTCGCTGTTCCAGGGCTTTGAGACCTGGCGCCGGGGAGATGCCCTCTCCCGCTTGGACAGCCTGGAGACGGGCAAGAGGAAATCCCTACAGCTCTTGACAAAGGACTCAGACAAGGTGAAGGAGTTCTTCGAGAAGCTACTGTACACGCTGGAGCAGAAGAAGAATGAGATCCTGTCGGACTTCGAGACCATGAAGCTGGAAGTGATGCAAGCCTACGACCCAGAGATCAACAAATTGAACACCATCCTGCAGGAGCAGAGGATGGCGTTCAACATCGCCGAAGCCTTCAAAGATGTCTCCGAACCCATTGTCTTTCTGCAGCAGATGCAGGAGTTTAGGGAGAAGATCAAGGTGATTAAGGAGACTCCTTTGCCATCTTCTAACTTGCCTGCCAGCCCCATGTTGATAAATTTTGATACCAGCCACTGGGAAGGTATAAAACTGGTAGACGTGGACAAACTGTCCCTGCCCCAAGAAGCAAGTAACTTCATCAGCAAGATTCCCCGGAGCTTCCAGCAGATCTTTGTGGCGGTTTCTCTGCTTGGCCTTCTGCTCTTCTTCACTCCGTCCATGTCCTCTGACGGATCTTTATTTGACAGTCTTCTTGTTTGGAAGGGCTACATCTCCAGCATTGGCTCGTGCTATCTGACTGAATCGACTGAGATTGCCAACAAAGCAGTGGCTTATTGGGAGCAAATGTCAGAAGGGATTTTTCTTCTGACTGAAAGTTGTAAGAGTTACAGTTTTGTGGTGCTGAACAGTGTGGCAGAATTTGTGTGCAGATATAAGCTATTATAA
- the TRIM13 gene encoding E3 ubiquitin-protein ligase TRIM13 isoform X3, whose protein sequence is MDVMELLEEDLTCPICCSLFDDPRVLPCSHNFCKKCLEGILDGNVRNMLWRSAPFKCPTCRKEVSATGVSSLQVNYSLKGIVEKYNKIKVSPKMPVCKGHVGQPLNIFCLTDMQLICGVCATRGEHTKHVFCSIEDAYAQERNAFESLFQGFETWRRGDALSRLDSLETGKRKSLQLLTKDSDKVKEFFEKLLYTLEQKKNEILSDFETMKLEVMQAYDPEINKLNTILQEQRMAFNIAEAFKDVSEPIVFLQQMQEFREKIKVIKETPLPSSNLPASPMLINFDTSHWEGIKLVDVDKLSLPQEASNFISKIPRSFQQIFVAVSLLGLLLFFTPSMSSDGSLFDSLLVWKGYISSIGSCYLTESTEIANKAVAYWEQMSEGIFLLTESCKSYSFVVLNSVAEFVCRYKLL, encoded by the coding sequence GATGTGATGGAGCTGCTCGAGGAAGACCTCACTTGCCCTATCTGCTGCAGCTTGTTCGACGATCCCCGGGTCTTGCCCTGCTCACACAACTTCTGTAAAAAATGCCTGGAGGGCATCTTGGATGGCAACGTGCGCAACATGTTGTGGCGCTCGGCCCCTTTCAAGTGCCCCACTTGCCGGAAAGAAGTCTCGGCAACCGGAGTCAGTAGCCTGCAGGTCAACTACTCACTCAAGGGAATCGTGGAAAAGTACAACAAGATCAAAGTCTCTCCTAAAATGCCCGTGTGTAAGGGCCACGTGGGCCAGCCCCTCAACATTTTCTGCCTGACAGACATGCAGCTCATCTGCGGGGTCTGCGCCACCCGAGGGGAACACACTAAGCACGTCTTCTGCTCCATTGAAGACGCCTACGCTCAGGAGCGGAATGCCTTCGAGTCGCTGTTCCAGGGCTTTGAGACCTGGCGCCGGGGAGATGCCCTCTCCCGCTTGGACAGCCTGGAGACGGGCAAGAGGAAATCCCTACAGCTCTTGACAAAGGACTCAGACAAGGTGAAGGAGTTCTTCGAGAAGCTACTGTACACGCTGGAGCAGAAGAAGAATGAGATCCTGTCGGACTTCGAGACCATGAAGCTGGAAGTGATGCAAGCCTACGACCCAGAGATCAACAAATTGAACACCATCCTGCAGGAGCAGAGGATGGCGTTCAACATCGCCGAAGCCTTCAAAGATGTCTCCGAACCCATTGTCTTTCTGCAGCAGATGCAGGAGTTTAGGGAGAAGATCAAGGTGATTAAGGAGACTCCTTTGCCATCTTCTAACTTGCCTGCCAGCCCCATGTTGATAAATTTTGATACCAGCCACTGGGAAGGTATAAAACTGGTAGACGTGGACAAACTGTCCCTGCCCCAAGAAGCAAGTAACTTCATCAGCAAGATTCCCCGGAGCTTCCAGCAGATCTTTGTGGCGGTTTCTCTGCTTGGCCTTCTGCTCTTCTTCACTCCGTCCATGTCCTCTGACGGATCTTTATTTGACAGTCTTCTTGTTTGGAAGGGCTACATCTCCAGCATTGGCTCGTGCTATCTGACTGAATCGACTGAGATTGCCAACAAAGCAGTGGCTTATTGGGAGCAAATGTCAGAAGGGATTTTTCTTCTGACTGAAAGTTGTAAGAGTTACAGTTTTGTGGTGCTGAACAGTGTGGCAGAATTTGTGTGCAGATATAAGCTATTATAA
- the TRIM13 gene encoding E3 ubiquitin-protein ligase TRIM13 isoform X1: MALSLCPAVAQRARRISSHSPGAEDVMELLEEDLTCPICCSLFDDPRVLPCSHNFCKKCLEGILDGNVRNMLWRSAPFKCPTCRKEVSATGVSSLQVNYSLKGIVEKYNKIKVSPKMPVCKGHVGQPLNIFCLTDMQLICGVCATRGEHTKHVFCSIEDAYAQERNAFESLFQGFETWRRGDALSRLDSLETGKRKSLQLLTKDSDKVKEFFEKLLYTLEQKKNEILSDFETMKLEVMQAYDPEINKLNTILQEQRMAFNIAEAFKDVSEPIVFLQQMQEFREKIKVIKETPLPSSNLPASPMLINFDTSHWEGIKLVDVDKLSLPQEASNFISKIPRSFQQIFVAVSLLGLLLFFTPSMSSDGSLFDSLLVWKGYISSIGSCYLTESTEIANKAVAYWEQMSEGIFLLTESCKSYSFVVLNSVAEFVCRYKLL; this comes from the exons ATGGCGCTTTCCCTGTGCCCAGCAGTTGCCCAGCGAGCCCGGAGGATAAGCAGCCACTCCCCAGGTGCAGAG GATGTGATGGAGCTGCTCGAGGAAGACCTCACTTGCCCTATCTGCTGCAGCTTGTTCGACGATCCCCGGGTCTTGCCCTGCTCACACAACTTCTGTAAAAAATGCCTGGAGGGCATCTTGGATGGCAACGTGCGCAACATGTTGTGGCGCTCGGCCCCTTTCAAGTGCCCCACTTGCCGGAAAGAAGTCTCGGCAACCGGAGTCAGTAGCCTGCAGGTCAACTACTCACTCAAGGGAATCGTGGAAAAGTACAACAAGATCAAAGTCTCTCCTAAAATGCCCGTGTGTAAGGGCCACGTGGGCCAGCCCCTCAACATTTTCTGCCTGACAGACATGCAGCTCATCTGCGGGGTCTGCGCCACCCGAGGGGAACACACTAAGCACGTCTTCTGCTCCATTGAAGACGCCTACGCTCAGGAGCGGAATGCCTTCGAGTCGCTGTTCCAGGGCTTTGAGACCTGGCGCCGGGGAGATGCCCTCTCCCGCTTGGACAGCCTGGAGACGGGCAAGAGGAAATCCCTACAGCTCTTGACAAAGGACTCAGACAAGGTGAAGGAGTTCTTCGAGAAGCTACTGTACACGCTGGAGCAGAAGAAGAATGAGATCCTGTCGGACTTCGAGACCATGAAGCTGGAAGTGATGCAAGCCTACGACCCAGAGATCAACAAATTGAACACCATCCTGCAGGAGCAGAGGATGGCGTTCAACATCGCCGAAGCCTTCAAAGATGTCTCCGAACCCATTGTCTTTCTGCAGCAGATGCAGGAGTTTAGGGAGAAGATCAAGGTGATTAAGGAGACTCCTTTGCCATCTTCTAACTTGCCTGCCAGCCCCATGTTGATAAATTTTGATACCAGCCACTGGGAAGGTATAAAACTGGTAGACGTGGACAAACTGTCCCTGCCCCAAGAAGCAAGTAACTTCATCAGCAAGATTCCCCGGAGCTTCCAGCAGATCTTTGTGGCGGTTTCTCTGCTTGGCCTTCTGCTCTTCTTCACTCCGTCCATGTCCTCTGACGGATCTTTATTTGACAGTCTTCTTGTTTGGAAGGGCTACATCTCCAGCATTGGCTCGTGCTATCTGACTGAATCGACTGAGATTGCCAACAAAGCAGTGGCTTATTGGGAGCAAATGTCAGAAGGGATTTTTCTTCTGACTGAAAGTTGTAAGAGTTACAGTTTTGTGGTGCTGAACAGTGTGGCAGAATTTGTGTGCAGATATAAGCTATTATAA